GGTCTGAGCTAAGTCATACTTTATGTTTAAGTCACATAACATCTTAGCTGCATTAAGTTCCATATAATATAAACTTGCGCCATATATCTGTTTTTGCCCTTCGACTTCACGGATAATAATTTTTTTATCCATTGCTAGATTCACAAGATGATGTTCTATATCAGACACATGCGCACCAAGTATTTCAGCCGTTTTAGCTGCTAACATATCTTCCGGAAGATAGATGTGGCCTGCACTGCTGCCCTGCATTAATACGTACAAGATACCCGCCTTTATGCGGTAGTCAGAATCTGTGCCAATCCCTATTTTAGATGCAATTTCATCTGCCAGCTTAAAACCAATGCCTGTGATATCTTCAGCCAGTCGATAAGGGTTTTCTTTTACTATCTGGTACATTTTAGCCCCATATTCCTTATATATCTTAACTGCCAAGGTGGTTGTAATTCCAAACTGCTGTAAGAATAACATAGCCCCCCGCATGTCTTTCTTATCTTCAAACTGCTTGGCAATTTCTCTTGCCATATTGTCACTGATACCTTTTACTTCTGATAACCTTTCCGGTTCTTCTTCTATAATTCGAAAGGTATCGTTTTTAAATCGACGAACAATTCTTGCAGCCAAAGCATTGCCAATTCCTTTAATGGCACCGGAGCCTAAATATTTCTCCATTGCCAATAAATCCTCTGGCTCTTTAAATTCATAGGTTTGAACCTGAAATTGTTCTCCATATAATTGATGGGATATATAATTACCGGTGGCACGAATAAATTCCCCCTCACTAATGAAGGTAAACATGCCGACACAAGTCATTTCTGTTTCATCATTGACTAGCGATAGTACGGTGTATCCGTTCTCTGCATTACGAAATACAATCTTATCAACATAGCCTTCCAGTATTTCTGACAATTGGTTACTCACCCGCTTTCTACGAAGGCAATTAGTTATTAATGCTTTCGTATCTTTCATTGTACAGAATATTATCCACTGTTGCAATAGACTTTTTTATTGTAACTTTATTATATCTGATTCTGAGAATTATTTGAAGTGCTTTTGGATATGAGTCTTTTCATAGATAGGCACAATTAAAGTGACAAATCAGATTGAATAATGACAGTTTGATTAAACTATACCTTAATTGGCTTTTAGAAAATATAAAAATGTGCCCGGATGTTATTTTTTTGCTACCAATTTGGCAGTAAGATTTACATCCAGGCCTTAGTTATTTAAATAGTATTACACATTTCTTTTCATGGATTCGTAAAGCATTTTAGCAATTCCGATTCCGCCATTCTCTGTTGTATCTTCAGCATATTCCTGATAAAGCATATCCTGAAAATATGTAATGTACTGATTTTCTTCACCAGTTGTGGGAACTGTTTTTTTCATTTCTTTAAACATCTGTTCCACAAAATACGCTTCAAAGCTTTTGCAGACATCCATTAATTCTTCATCTGTGGAATCCTTAAGATTGCTGCTTAACTTCTGTTCAATTTTATTTGTATTGTTAGAGGTATTTAAAGCACCAGCTGCATTTAATATGTTATTACTACCAATTGTTATGCTCATGTATTACCTCCTGTTATCTTTTTAAATTATTAGCCTGCTGTAACATCTCATCAGAAGCAGTAATGGCTTTTGAATTCATTTCATACGCTCTTTGTGCTACGATTAAATCAACCATTTCATTCACTGCCTGAACATTGGAGGATTCAAGAAACCCTTTTTTCATCTTACTTTTTTTCAGGTTCTCATCTTCTGCTTCCAGTCTTGGCGAGCCAGACGCTGCTGTTTCCTTCAATATACTGTTTGATGTCTTTTCAAGTCCTGCTGGGTTATTAAACTGCGCCAAGCCGATTTGTATTCCCAGTGACTGCAAGGAATCATTTTCATCCGGATACATAAGGTTGCCAAACTCATCAATATCTAACTTAGCAGTATTTAAATTGACATCTAGGGTTATCGGTTCACCTGCTGCATCTAATACAGGATAGCCTTCGGCTGTAGCAAGTAAAATTCCTTCTGTGCCTATGGATAAACCGAAAGAACCGTTACGGGTATATCCTATACTGCCGTCTGCGGTCTGAACCATGAAAAAGCCGTCTCCCTGAATGGCAAAATCATAATCATTGCTTGTTTCTGTTAAAGAGCCTTGTGAAAACTGTGATACAATGGCTGAATTCTTAACACCAAGCCCGGTCTGAGCACCTACTGGTTTTTCTTCACCAGTACTGTCAGTGGTAGTCTTTTGAATTGTCTGATACAATAATGACTTAAATTGTGCAGTTTCTTTTTTAAAGCCTGTGGTATTAATATTAGCAAGGTTATTAGAGATTGTATCTACATTCGTCTGCTGGGATACCATACCAGAGGCTGCTGTCCATAATGAACGCATCATAGGCTGTATGTCCTTTCTTTTGTAGTTATTGCGGGAAATCAAGCATAAGTCCTATCAAACTTTACCCACTGAATTTACTGCTAAATCCAGACTGCCATCGATTGATTGTATAACCTTTTGATTTGCTTCATATGCTCTGGTAATGGCTATCATCTTAGTCATTTCCGAAACTACATTGACATTGGACTGTTCTGTATATCCTTGCTGAATAGCTGCAACGGCTTCCTTTTCCTCTGCTCCATCAAGTGCAATATACATACTGTCACCTTGCTTCTGAAGATATTTATAATCTTCAAAATCTGCCAATGAAATCTTATCAATGTATACATTATCGGCATAAATAGAGCCGTCTGCTTCTATTAAAATATTGGATGCATCCGTCGGTACTGTAATTTCACTTCCTTCACCAAGTAAAGGATTGCCATAAACATCAACAATTCTTCCGTTCACATCCTTGGTAAAAGCACCGTCTCTAGTATACTTTATCACTTCGTTTCCTTCTGCATCCTTGGTAGAAACCTTAAAAAAGCCATTTCCCTCAATAGCTATATCGAACGTATTGTCCGTTTTCCTTAGTGATCCTTGATCATAATTTGTATAAACTTCACCGATTTTTACACCGAGGCTCATGGTTCCGATTGACCTGTCCCTATAATTCTCTGAGGCATCTTTAATCTTAATTGTTAACAGATTATCAAAAGACTGGTTGGTGACACTGTCTTTTTTATAACCTATAGTTGCAGCATTGGCTAAGTTATTAGATACAACATCCAGTCTTTTTTGTTCATTTGCCATACCGCTCCAAGCAGTAAATAATCCTCTTACCATATATCCCTCCTGTTTTCCCCGCCTATGGGTGTAAGCCACACGCCTTATGATGTGTTTCACATATTAAGAATCAACCTGACAGCCCGTCTATCTAATAACTAATCTCTTTTACCGCTTAAAAATTCAACAAACTTACCAGTTCCAATAGCTACGGCTGTCATAGGGTCTTCTGCTGTCATGGTATTAATTCCGGTTTTTTCTTCTATTAATTCTTCCAGACCATATAACAAACAACCGCCGCCTGTTAATACGATTCCACGATCAGCAATATCTGCTGCTAATTCCGGCGGAGTTTTCTCCAGTACACTGTGTACTGCTTCTACAATCTGAGAAGTAGTTTCTTTTAAAGCTTCTTCTGTCTCGTCGGAAGTAACGGTAATTGTCTTTGGAAGACCTGTTACAAGATTTCTTCCTCTGACATCCATAGTTACTACCTCTGGTCTTTTATATGCGGATCCAATCTTTATCTTAATGTCTTCCGCTGTTCTTTCACCAATTAAAAGATTGTGTTTTTTACGCATGTAACGAACAATGGCTTCATCAAAGTCATCACCTGCTATTTTAATAGAGGTACTTACAACCGTTCCTCCTAAAGATATAACTGCAATATCAGAAGTTCCGCCTCCTATATCAACAATCATATTACCACAAGGTCTTGAAATATCAATACCTGCTCCGATTGCAGCTGCAATAGGTTCCTCAATAATAGCAACTTCTCTTGCGCCTGCCTGATATGTTGCATCCTCAACGGCTTTCTTCTCTACTTCAGTGACACCACTTGGTACACATACACTGATTCTGGGTTTACGAAAACGTTGTTTGCCAACGGCCTTCTGTATAAAATACTTTAACATCTTTTCCGTTACCGTGTAATCTGAAATAACTCCTTGTCTCAACGGACGAACGGCTACAATATTACCTGGTGTTCTACCTAACATTAATCTGGCTTCTTCACCGATAGCCTTTATTTTATTGGTGTCTCTGTCAAAAGCAACTACAGACGGTTCTTTTAACACAACCCCTTTTCCCTTTAAATAAACTAAAACACTTGCCGTACCCAAATCAATTCCGATATCACTGCCCAGCATAATAAATCTCCTTTCTATTCCGCGGTCAGCCTGTACTATTTTAGAAATAAAACCTTATTTATATCACAGGCCTTCTGTTAACTAATTGTATATAATTCGTAATGAACGACTATTTGCCAACGCTTTGTATTGTATACTCTGATTTTTTCCAATACGCTGTCATTTAAACATATTCGATTATATTATATACACATTTTTGGAATTTTTCAAAGGAAATTTTCAAAAATCTTCATTTTAAGAAATAATTAACGTTTTTATAAGAGAAAAGTACAAAATACCAGATAAACTGCAAATTTTACTTTCTAAAAAACCTTAATCTATTTAAGACTATATCGCAAGAAAGCGCTGTGGTCAATGGTAAAATGGAACCACAAAATCGCAAAGGATAAAATATGCAGATGAATTATTTACTATATTAAAAATAGCTTCAGGATACAAGTAATACACCTGAAGCTATAGGAGTAGTATTAAAATATGTATTAATAATCCTGCTAAATCCTTATTTTTTAAAATATTCCTGTCCTAATAAATCTGTCATAAGGAGAGCATTATATAACTGTTCCGGTGTTACATCGCCACACATGTGATGGATGGTTTCTCCTGGAATACAAGCTTTTTCTGCCGCTATTCGCACTCTGTTTATATCAGTTACTCCGACTTCTTTTAAAGTTACGGGTAGACCGACACTATGGCAAAAATCCATTACTTCCTTAATTTCTTCTCTAGTGCTGTTTTCTAAAATCAACTGTGCAATGGTACCAAAGGCAACTAATGAGCCATGCATGGTTTCTTCACATTCTGATAGTGCTGTGAAACCGTTATATACGGAGTGGGCTGCTGCAAGACCACCGTTATCTGCACCTACACCGCTTAGATACGTAGTGGCTTCAACAATTGCTTCAAAAGCTGGTGTTACCAGATGATTTTCACAAGCAAGTTTTGCTTGGTATCCGGATTTTAATAAGGTTTTATAACATAATTCACATAATGCCATTGCAGATAGTGCTATACCACCGTTTTCAAGGCTGGGAGAATCGGTTCTAACACAAGCTCTTGCTTCAAAATATGTGCCCAGAGCATCTCCCATACCGGCAACTAAAAACTTTACCGGTGCATTAGCAATTACTTCACTGTCTACAATAACCGCCTCCGGATTTCTAGGGTAGAATAAATAGCTGTCAAAGGCACCGTCATCTTTATAGATAACAGATAAGCCGGTACAAGGTGCATCTGTTGCAGCTACAGTTGGTACAATAGCAACGGGAAGTTTTTCGTAGTATGCAGTTGCTTTTGCGGTATCAATTGCAGAACCACCTCCGATTCCTACTACGACCTGGATACTTTTATCTTTAACAAGCTTTCTCATCTTTTCAATTTCTCCATTGGAACTGATTCCACCAAAGATTTCAAAATGCAGGGAGCAATTGCTTCCTTGAAAGCTATCTTCTATTTTCTGATGACAATTTTTATATCCGCTGTTACTACAGATAAAAAGAAATGAGTTTCCTAAATCCTTTGTTTCTTCGTAAAAATTTAATAATGCTCCTTTTCCCTGAACATATTTTAAAGGAGCTCTCAATAATTTTAGTGCTGCCATGACTTATCCTTCCTTCTGTCGTACGCTTTCCCTCAATTGAAGTTACGGCATTAATCTTTGAACCTTTTAGACTATAAAATTGATAGTAAGGACGGTGGGTGGCCCACGTCCCTGAAAAGCCACCCGGTTTTCCCAGAAAAGTCCTTTATGTGCTTGTCGTAGTTTACTTTGTTAACCTATTGACAATCAAATACTAACACTTTTATAATAAAGAAACAATTATCAAGATGTCCCATTCTTAATAGGGCATTTACCCTATGCCACATGATTGAAGGTGAACGATATGAAAACGGTAAAAGATTTAACAAAACAAGACTATCAATTTCTTGTGGAATTTGCCAAAGGCTTAAACCCCATGGAGAAAGAATTTAGAAAAAAAGCATTAGAATCCCTTTTAACTTATTTTCCCTTTGAGGGCGCTGCCTTTCCATTAGTAGATAATAAGGGCTATTATAAACAACTGGTATATGCTAATTTTAGCCAGGCTTCCATTGAAGCATATGAAAATTTATGTTATAAAAAAGATTTCTTTGCACCTGCCAATGCAGCCACCTACCAAGCCAAAGAAGATGATAAAACAGTTCTGACAATTGAAGATTTTAAGACCTTTGTAGAGTACGAAGCTTCCTCTTTATATACGGAATGTCTGAATCATAACAATTTTTATTATGAAGCTCTGGTTTTGTTAAGAAATGAAGAAGCAGAGCCCATTGGTGCCGTAGCAGTATA
The nucleotide sequence above comes from Anaerocolumna cellulosilytica. Encoded proteins:
- a CDS encoding rod-binding protein; amino-acid sequence: MSITIGSNNILNAAGALNTSNNTNKIEQKLSSNLKDSTDEELMDVCKSFEAYFVEQMFKEMKKTVPTTGEENQYITYFQDMLYQEYAEDTTENGGIGIAKMLYESMKRNV
- the flgG gene encoding flagellar basal-body rod protein FlgG, giving the protein MMRSLWTAASGMVSQQTNVDTISNNLANINTTGFKKETAQFKSLLYQTIQKTTTDSTGEEKPVGAQTGLGVKNSAIVSQFSQGSLTETSNDYDFAIQGDGFFMVQTADGSIGYTRNGSFGLSIGTEGILLATAEGYPVLDAAGEPITLDVNLNTAKLDIDEFGNLMYPDENDSLQSLGIQIGLAQFNNPAGLEKTSNSILKETAASGSPRLEAEDENLKKSKMKKGFLESSNVQAVNEMVDLIVAQRAYEMNSKAITASDEMLQQANNLKR
- a CDS encoding flagellar hook-basal body protein, whose translation is MVRGLFTAWSGMANEQKRLDVVSNNLANAATIGYKKDSVTNQSFDNLLTIKIKDASENYRDRSIGTMSLGVKIGEVYTNYDQGSLRKTDNTFDIAIEGNGFFKVSTKDAEGNEVIKYTRDGAFTKDVNGRIVDVYGNPLLGEGSEITVPTDASNILIEADGSIYADNVYIDKISLADFEDYKYLQKQGDSMYIALDGAEEKEAVAAIQQGYTEQSNVNVVSEMTKMIAITRAYEANQKVIQSIDGSLDLAVNSVGKV
- the mreB gene encoding rod shape-determining protein, translated to MLGSDIGIDLGTASVLVYLKGKGVVLKEPSVVAFDRDTNKIKAIGEEARLMLGRTPGNIVAVRPLRQGVISDYTVTEKMLKYFIQKAVGKQRFRKPRISVCVPSGVTEVEKKAVEDATYQAGAREVAIIEEPIAAAIGAGIDISRPCGNMIVDIGGGTSDIAVISLGGTVVSTSIKIAGDDFDEAIVRYMRKKHNLLIGERTAEDIKIKIGSAYKRPEVVTMDVRGRNLVTGLPKTITVTSDETEEALKETTSQIVEAVHSVLEKTPPELAADIADRGIVLTGGGCLLYGLEELIEEKTGINTMTAEDPMTAVAIGTGKFVEFLSGKRD
- a CDS encoding glycerol dehydrogenase gives rise to the protein MAALKLLRAPLKYVQGKGALLNFYEETKDLGNSFLFICSNSGYKNCHQKIEDSFQGSNCSLHFEIFGGISSNGEIEKMRKLVKDKSIQVVVGIGGGSAIDTAKATAYYEKLPVAIVPTVAATDAPCTGLSVIYKDDGAFDSYLFYPRNPEAVIVDSEVIANAPVKFLVAGMGDALGTYFEARACVRTDSPSLENGGIALSAMALCELCYKTLLKSGYQAKLACENHLVTPAFEAIVEATTYLSGVGADNGGLAAAHSVYNGFTALSECEETMHGSLVAFGTIAQLILENSTREEIKEVMDFCHSVGLPVTLKEVGVTDINRVRIAAEKACIPGETIHHMCGDVTPEQLYNALLMTDLLGQEYFKK